One genomic window of Vibrio ziniensis includes the following:
- a CDS encoding LysR family transcriptional regulator: MKLDDLNLFRLVVENGSYTATSRKTMIPVATITRRIQALEDSLNLRLLNRHARKLSLTEAGERFFKDCSPLLHRLASMTEEITDECRGASGKLKISSPSNLTKRLMMPMFNEFMKLYPEISIELTTSNQADQLDPTEWDVIFRIGPQRDSSLIARKISEVKDILVASPMYLAKNPAPKHAEELSRHSLLKGHPLLKWQLTNTEGETITNLDKGRFQANTLDVVRIACSEGLGITLMPNVMITEYIAEGSLVRVLDQWSANPRDIYMLYNHKDHLPEKVRLFIDFVIGYHLHS; encoded by the coding sequence ATGAAACTAGACGATTTAAATCTCTTTCGACTTGTAGTTGAAAATGGAAGTTATACAGCAACTTCTCGTAAAACGATGATTCCGGTTGCAACAATCACTCGTCGCATTCAAGCATTAGAAGATTCATTAAACCTAAGGCTCCTAAACCGACACGCACGTAAACTCTCCCTTACAGAAGCGGGAGAACGTTTTTTCAAAGATTGCTCACCTTTATTGCATCGTTTAGCTTCGATGACCGAAGAGATCACCGATGAGTGTCGTGGTGCATCAGGCAAACTCAAAATTTCTTCGCCATCAAACCTTACTAAACGTTTAATGATGCCAATGTTTAATGAGTTCATGAAACTGTACCCCGAGATTAGTATTGAACTCACTACAAGCAATCAAGCTGATCAACTTGATCCAACGGAATGGGACGTAATTTTTAGAATTGGTCCACAGAGGGATTCAAGCTTAATTGCTCGTAAAATCAGCGAAGTGAAAGATATATTAGTGGCTAGCCCTATGTATTTAGCCAAGAACCCAGCTCCTAAGCATGCCGAGGAATTAAGCCGCCACTCGCTTCTCAAAGGCCACCCTTTGTTGAAATGGCAGCTAACTAATACCGAAGGTGAAACCATCACCAACCTAGATAAAGGGCGTTTCCAAGCAAACACTTTGGATGTAGTACGCATTGCTTGTTCTGAAGGGTTGGGAATTACATTAATGCCAAACGTGATGATCACAGAATACATCGCAGAAGGCAGTCTGGTTCGCGTGCTTGACCAATGGAGTGCGAACCCTCGTGATATCTATATGCTTTACAATCACAAAGATCATTTACCAGAGAAAGTGCGCTTGTTCATCGACTTTGTCATTGGTTACCACTTGCATTCATAA
- the yejK gene encoding nucleoid-associated protein YejK, whose product MSLHLSNVILHQLSKNNNDELTVNFRAQSLDNDTSTENLVSELHRVFNAKAGKGFGSFKSDSDFQNWLQEMRQSQRSFYDFSQISAQRLKDELSKYPFADEGILVMAEYQSLATDFLLVGILPLNQSLKVTEGLDISATDYLDINKMDIVARIDLSNFETDKESNRYLSYIKGRVGRKVSDFFLDFLQAEVGLDAKVQNKVLMQAVEDFCSDSKLEKSEAINYKKQVYDYCNDQIKAGEEVQVKELSGELPPSQDGTSFMDFTREHGYELEESFPGDRSTMRKLTKYVGAGGGLNISFDSLLMGERVFYDPETDTLTIKGTPPNLRDQLTRKN is encoded by the coding sequence ATGAGTCTGCACCTTTCTAATGTCATTTTGCATCAATTAAGCAAAAACAATAACGACGAGTTGACGGTTAACTTCCGTGCTCAATCTCTTGATAATGATACATCAACAGAAAACCTAGTATCCGAACTACATCGCGTTTTTAACGCGAAAGCTGGCAAAGGTTTTGGCTCTTTCAAGTCTGACAGTGATTTTCAAAACTGGTTACAAGAAATGCGTCAAAGTCAGCGTTCATTTTACGATTTTTCTCAAATAAGTGCGCAACGTCTCAAAGATGAGCTTTCAAAGTACCCGTTTGCGGATGAAGGTATCTTAGTGATGGCTGAATATCAGTCCTTAGCGACGGATTTCCTGTTAGTAGGGATTTTACCTTTAAATCAAAGCCTGAAGGTGACGGAAGGGTTAGACATCAGTGCAACAGACTATCTTGATATTAATAAAATGGATATTGTTGCACGTATAGATCTTTCTAATTTTGAAACAGACAAAGAGTCGAATCGCTACCTTTCTTACATTAAAGGCAGAGTTGGGCGCAAAGTTTCAGATTTCTTTTTGGATTTTCTTCAAGCAGAAGTTGGCCTTGATGCAAAAGTGCAGAACAAAGTGTTGATGCAAGCCGTTGAAGATTTTTGTAGTGATTCAAAGCTAGAGAAAAGTGAAGCGATTAACTATAAAAAGCAAGTTTACGACTACTGTAATGACCAAATAAAGGCCGGAGAAGAAGTTCAAGTTAAAGAGTTGTCAGGTGAACTTCCTCCTTCTCAGGATGGAACTAGCTTTATGGACTTTACACGTGAGCACGGCTACGAGTTAGAAGAAAGTTTTCCTGGTGACCGCTCAACAATGAGAAAACTAACAAAGTATGTGGGTGCTGGTGGCGGTTTGAACATCAGTTTCGACAGTTTGTTGATGGGCGAGCGCGTTTTCTACGATCCAGAAACGGATACTCTGACCATCAAAGGCACCCCACCGAATTTACGTGATCAACTTACACGCAAAAATTAA